DNA from Alkalinema sp. FACHB-956:
GCAACCTCGAACTCTGTACCAGCGGCTTTCGCCCGTCCACTGCCGTGACGTGTTAGGTTGCGGCTACTCTCCCCGACTATGCTTCTGCAAGAAGTTTTCATAATGCTTTCTGAGTGCCTCGCTACTAGGTAATGAAAACGTATCCTTTGGCAAAATGAGCTTCTTGCCCAAAAATTCCTGATAACAGGTTTCAATAAGTTCTGGGGCAACTATTATTTCATAAGTATCTGGCTGAACCGATAGTAAATATAGATCAAATAAAGTGTGTATATCCGCTCTTAGTGGCAACCCATTTGTGATGTGATTAGTTTGAGTACCTTGATAGGGAAAGATATGCGCCGCTTCTATTGCTGGTTCTGCATCACAGCCAGAAATAGCGCACCGACCAGCATAAGCAGTAAGTAGCTTACGACGAAACTCAGATTGCCCTTGCCGTTGCACAATAGAAGCTGTGACTCTTCTTCTTGCATCCTCTAGATTCTCAACATTAAAGTATCCTTCTGCTTCAATTCTTTGTCGCTCGTCTTGCAACTCCGCTAGGTCATCCTGGTTCTCAAGCCGATTACTCCAAAACTCGTTTAGACGACGTTTATGTCTGCCTTGCTGAAACTCTACACTACGAGTACGGGAAATTGGTGAATTTAGAATTTTGGTGGATGCGTTTGAGTAAGACAACCAAAATTCAGAACTTTCAAGCAAGACACTAACATCTGTAACATCATCTAGATGTGCCCAAGTAAGAGGATCATACTTTTGCGTGGATTTAACGGGCTTATAATCAACTTTAGGAATGACTACTGGGTTTTGGTCTAAAAGCACCCAAATACCATAATCAGGATTAGACAGATTGATTGCAGCCAAAAATATGCCACCCACCACTAAGCTCACTGTTTGTTCATGAACTCCAAACCACGCTTCGTCTGGATGTTGCGTATGTTCAAAAACCAGATCAAAAAATCTTACTAAATCCCTACTTAGGGTGTTAGGTAGTTTTCGATGTTTTGCGACCCATTGCTCTATGTCACTTTGCCAAGACAAAGGGTCAATGCCCCTTACGCTTTTGTAATGTCGGGCAAACAGTTCAAAAATCTGATTGATCTCATCTACTGACCTCTCACCAAAACGTACTCCTGTCCGATAGCCCAAGTTACGCCAAGTTAGTCTTTGAAGAGTGATTGGTGAATAAACCTGTTGGCGAATAACTGCATCTTCCCAACCTGATTTAAATTGTCCTCTACGGAGATTATCTGGATACTTGCGAATATCCTTCTCATATTCAATTTCTGAGATGATTTGTTCGCACTCTTGAACATCAAGCACCACCGGACAACCTCTCGCTATGTCCTCACCGATATTTTAAGCAACCTAACGCAAAGTTCACCTGCTGTGGGTTGATTTTGCTGAAACCAGTTTAGCATTGCCAGTCAGGTGCGACGATCGGTTAGGTGGGGCTAATCATGAACTTTTTCTAGATTTTTTGCCGGAAAACGACTGCCGACGGAACAACCTGAAAAGCAGATCGAACGTTGCATCACACAGATGAGTGAGAAAATACCCGATCGCTCTCAACAACCCCGATCGCTGCTTTCGCGGATGGGATTCTGGGCCAACGAGCCGATCGCTTTTGCAACACCCCGTGAGGTACCTACAGTCTGCCAGATGAATAAACTTGTAGGTCACCTCAGCTTCATCGTTACCGTTAACGCAGCCGTTCACGACTCAATAGATCGAACGATTGGTAATCACAAATATGCTTGTCCTAACGATTTTAGCTACCGTTATAATTTTGCCGATCGCCCTACGACATTGCCAAATATTACGGGATTGCAAAATTTTGAAATACGGTTGACAGAACCTTCGTTTGTCCGTAGGCTTGTTTCTCATAGCTGAGTACAACCGTGTTAAACACCCCGATTGAAATCAGCTTAAGCTCCCGAAAATTAAGGCGCTACCCAACGTTGCTGGTAACAACAGAGGGCAGCTAAACCCCCAAGCTGATCTAGGCAGCTAGGCGGTCTGACACGGATTGTAACATTCGATCGGGCCACCCTACTTGTCCTGCGCAAAAGGGTGGCTTTAATTTTTGGGGTTTCTTCCCGTCTCTACAATCAGGAGAAATCCCATGTTTACTGGCTTCGGCGGCAGCGATCGCCCAGAGAATTCGATCGACGATTCCCGCAGACCCTTCCAAATTTACCTCCTCGGCACCCGCGAAGAAATCCAATCCACGATCAACCAACTGCAAGTCGTGCGGTTTTGTGAACGGATTCGTTGGAGTCCACCCATTCCCGTCCTTGGTTCCGATTGGAAATACATCAGCATGATGGAACGCGATCGGACGTTGGAGTAGCGGCGATCGACGAGTTGTCCTAAGGAGAGGCAAAACCGGGATTCAGAATCAGTGATTTGTTGACTGCAAATACTGAAGACAATTCCGGTTTTGATGAAAAAACAATCAATTGTCTATGCAGAATAGAATGTCAACGGCAATGATTGTGACAACCTGAATCAGACTATTTTGCTTAAGAATTCATTAAGCAGGTATAACCGCTTGTTACCTAATAGCATCAACACTTGTATCGTTTTCTTGACGCTACAAACAAGTATTTCTTCAGCAGGATGCAAACCTGGTTGGCCAATTTTTATTATCGACAGTAAATCATAGAAATTTAGATTTCTATGCATATGTGATTAGCCTCTATCACATTATGACAATCCCAATGATAATCCCAAAGTTTTTGAGGAGACGCCTCATCCAGCCTGACTAATCAACATTCTGCGCCGTCGAATTTAGGGCACCTAACAATTGAATCCCTAAAAATTGTGATTCCAGTGGCATGCGATCGCGTTTTTGAGGGGTTTGATGGGTTGCCTGTGATTTTTTATTGGAGATTTAACGGCTGTCAAACTTGATTTCCAAGACGGGTGAGGTTCTTTAGGGGGCACTCAATTGTTTGTTCAGAATTGTTTGTTCAGGGTTAACTATGTTGCAAAGCGGATTGAAATGGCTACGTCATCGACTAGTCGCGGTATTAACTTATCCTGGAATTCTCCTCAGCCTTTTGATGTGGTTCTGTTTGAGCCTATTTGCACCCACA
Protein-coding regions in this window:
- a CDS encoding HNH endonuclease; translation: MVLDVQECEQIISEIEYEKDIRKYPDNLRRGQFKSGWEDAVIRQQVYSPITLQRLTWRNLGYRTGVRFGERSVDEINQIFELFARHYKSVRGIDPLSWQSDIEQWVAKHRKLPNTLSRDLVRFFDLVFEHTQHPDEAWFGVHEQTVSLVVGGIFLAAINLSNPDYGIWVLLDQNPVVIPKVDYKPVKSTQKYDPLTWAHLDDVTDVSVLLESSEFWLSYSNASTKILNSPISRTRSVEFQQGRHKRRLNEFWSNRLENQDDLAELQDERQRIEAEGYFNVENLEDARRRVTASIVQRQGQSEFRRKLLTAYAGRCAISGCDAEPAIEAAHIFPYQGTQTNHITNGLPLRADIHTLFDLYLLSVQPDTYEIIVAPELIETCYQEFLGKKLILPKDTFSLPSSEALRKHYENFLQKHSRGE